AACCGGACCCGGACGCCACGCAGCTTGCACACACCCTGAGCCAGGACCCCGCCCTGGCCACTCGCGTGCTGCGGACCAGCAACTCGCCGCTGTACGCGCAGCGCCGTACGGCCAAGACGCTGCACCAGGCCATTTCGATTCTGGGGCTCAACACGACCATCACGGTGGCGCTCAGCTTTGCCCTGGCGGATTCTCTGCGCACGTCAGCACAGGCGGCCTATGTGAATGATTATGTCTGGCGGCGCTCGCTGCTCGGGGCCATGGCGTGTCGCGAGATCGGGCAGACCATCGGGTATCGTGATCCGGAGTCATTGTTCCTGGCAGGGCTGATGCAGGACATAGGCATTCTGGCGCTCCAGACGGCGCTGCCGGAGCGCTACGGGAAGATCACCAACGACCGGCCCACCCACCAGACCCTGATAGAGCGGGAACAGCAGGCGTTCGGTTGCGATCACGCGCAGGCCGGTGCGTGGCTGCTGGCGCAATGGCATCTCCCCGATTACCTGGTGGAGGCGGTTGCCGGGAGCCATGCGCCGCAGTCTGCGGGGCGAGGAGAACAACGCGAACGGCTCTCCCGCATTGTCTCTTTGGCGAGCACGGTCGCCGAGCTGTTCCTCGCCGGGGACGGTCATGTCGACCCCGGCGATATGGCCGCTGAGGCAGACCAGCTCCTGGATCTTGACGGTCCTGAACTGACAGAGGCGCTTGACCGGATCTCGGAGCATATCCCGGGCACGGAGACCTTGTTCGAGACGACCATCGTCTCGGCGACCTATGCCGCCGGTGTGGTCGATCAGGCCCGGGAGATCCTCACCACCCGGCAGCTCGAGATGATCCGCCAGATGGCCGCCCGCGAGCGCGAGGCCAGCGAACTCGAGGAGAGCACGCGCCAGTGGCGTGAGACCGCGCACCGGGACCGGCTCACTGGCCTCAACAACCGCTGGCACCTGGATCAGCGCCTCGAGGGCGAGTTCGCCCTGGCCCGTGACAACCAGTGGCCGCTGACCGTGGCGTTCATCGATCTGGACCACTTCAAGGGCGTCAACGATCAGCACGGCCACCTCACCGGTGACCGCATCCTTGCCGAGGCGGCGAAAACCCTGGCCGTGCGCCTGCGCGACGGCGACTGCGTCGCGCGCTACGGGGGCGAGGAATTCATCGTGCTTTTGCCCGGCACCGACCGGGAGCATGCCAGCATGGTCATGGAACGCCTGCGCTCCGCCCTGGAGTCGACCCGCTTCATGAGCGATGACGGGCACCCTGTCGAGGTTACTGCCTCCATCGGCCTGACCGTGTTCGAGCCCGGGACCAGAGAGGTGGACGGCCCGTCCACGCTGGTCCGCGAGGCTGATCGGGCTCTGTACGATGCCAAGGAACGTGGCCGTAATCGGGTGGAGCGGTTTTTGCGCGACAGCGCCTGAGGGCCGTGAACGTCGATAACGTGGTTCTTGTCGGTCGGCGACGACAAACAATTGTTGACTGTCGCCAGAATGTGACACACTTCACAACTTCAAAAGCCTGCGGCCGCAAGCGATGCCGGCGTTCGGGTACGGGTGCGCGCCGAACCACGGTCCGCAGGGACGTCAGAACGCCGTCCGACAGTCCGCCTGCATTCTCGAGAGCCGGCAAGGATCAGGGTTGTGGAGCGCGAACTTTCAGCACCAATGCCCGACGCGCAACAGCCCCTTGGCGATGCCGGGGCCCTGAGGGCGTGTGTCCAGGAGGCCAGCACCCTGGCTGCCACTGCTGGCGCCTTCGTCGCCGTCTGGGAGGACGGCAACCTGGTGCACCAGGAACACGCTCACCTCGTGTGCATCTCGTCATGGACCGCACTTGCGACCTGCCGATGCATTCTCCGCGGCAGCCTTCGACGCATGCTGGTCACGCCCGCCGGCGTGGTGCATGCGCAGCTCGCATCCCCGGATTCGGGCAAGCCCACGCCCCGGGCCGCGAAAGGGACGGCGCAGCTTGCCTTCCGCTATATCCGCCGCCCCTTTGCGGCCGTCACCTTCGGTGACGCTTGGCAGCGGCGACGCGGTGTCATGCTGATTGCGTACGCGGACGACGCGGAGCCGACGAAGGCGGATCTGGACGCGCTTGCCCGCATTGCCAGCCATGCCCACCTCCCGGGCAGCTCCGCCGGTGAGGCGGCGAGCGACGATGAAGGTCCCGACGTTGCTTCGGCAGATGCAACGGCCGCCGCAACTGCCGGGTTTGGTGAGCAGGCCAAGCCGGCGGCGCCACCGGACGTGCGGCAGGGAAGTTTTGCCAGACAACTGCACGACACGCTGGACAACATTCCGGACGCCTTGTGCCTGCTCGACCAGCAGTGGCGCTTCACCTTCCTCAATCAGCGCTGTGAGCGCATGATCGGACGCACCCGGATGGATCTTCTCGGGCAGGTGATCTGGGAGGCCTTTCCGCAGCTCGATCGCTCCGCGCTGCTCGCCGCCCACGAGGACGCGCGCCTGAATCAGGTGTCCCGAACGGTGGAGGTGCATCTGGCCGCCATCGGCGCGGATTTCGAGATCCGCATCCATCCCGGTCGCCACGGCATCATGCTCTACTTCCAGGACATCACCGAGCGCAAGCGGAAAGAGCGCGAAGTCGAACACCTGGCCCAACACGACACGCTTACGGGGCTGCCGAACCGCTTTGCCCTGGAGCAGGTCCTGGAGCAGCAGAGCCGACAGCCCGCGCGCTGGGCAGGCTTCTATGCTGTGCTGTTCATCGACCTGGACGGCTTCAAGGACATCAATGACACCTGCGGCCACGTGGAGGCCGACGGGGTACTTGTTGAAGTCGGCCGCCGGCTGCAGGAGGCCGTGCGCAACCAGGACACGGTTGCCCGCTACGGCGGCGACGAGTTCGTCGTCGTCCTGTGCGGGCTCAGCGATGATGCCGCCGCCGCGACAGAGGAAACCGAACGGGTGGCGCACAAGCTTCTGGACGCCGTTCGGGCACCGATCCTCGTCGGCGGCCGGACACGGCGGATTGATGCGAGCATCGGCGCGGCCATCAGCCCGATCGGTAAGGGCGAGGCCCAATGCCTCCTGCGTCAGGCCGACACGGCGATGTATCGGGCCAAACGCAGCCACACCGGTCAGATCGGCGTCTTTGACGGCGGCAGGACCGACTCCGTGCTGGCGGTTGAAACGCGGGACCGTTCGTCGGCGGGCTACTAACTGCCGGAGCCGGTACTATTGTGAATTGCCAGCTCGGTTTACCAGGAGCCACACCGACACCCATGAACGACATCCCTTCCCCGGATCAACTGGGTGCATGGAAGCCATTGGACGAACTCGGCGGCGAGAGGCTGGAGCGCCTGCATGCCAAGGCCTCGGCGGAACGGCTGAAGCGCGGCGTCCGACTGGAGGCGGCCAGGGAGACACGGCATCTGGTGTATCTGCTGAAGGGCCGGGCCAGCGTGTCCGAACCGGATGGCGAGGGCGCCTTCATCGAGGCCGGGTCGGCCACATCCGCGCACCCCCTCTTTGACGGGCTGTCACGGCGCGCGGTGGCTCGCCTGGACAGCGGCTCGGTGGTGATGCGACTGCCCCGATCACTGTTCGATCTGCTGCTGGACGAACAGCGCCAATCGGCCTACCAGGTGCAGGAGACCTACGTCGGCGACAGTAGCATGCGACTGGTTCAGCGCCTGCTCACGGAGATTCACGGCAACAGGCTGGAACTCCCGGTGATGCCGAAAATCGCCCGGCATCTCGCCGCCATGGACGAGGACGATGACCTGGACAAGCTGTACAGGATCCTGCGTCTGGAGCCGTCGCTGGCTGGGCGCATCATCCAGGCCTGCAACAGCCCGGCGTACCGGCGGCCCGGACACACCGTCACGCTGCTTAGCGACGCGATCGCTTTGCTTGGTTTCGTGACCGTGCGCCAGCTCGCGCTGGCCATGACCCTGTCCGCGCCCTTCAAGGTCAAGGCCCCGGAGGCGCGGAAGCTGTTGGCGCCCGTGTGGCGTGACAGTGTCCGGGTGTCCGTCGTCGCGGCCCTGATCGCCAGGGAGTCGGCGACCTCACTGAACAGCGAACGCTGCCTGCTCGCTGGCCTGATGCATCAGGTGGGGCACATCCCGATCATCCTCTACTCAGCGGAAGAAGGCGGCGCTGGCAGCGGTGAGCTCCAGGAGGCACTCGACCAGGTCGGCGGGATGATCGGCCGCGAAGTGCTCTCCTTCTGGGGGTTCGAAGAGGCTGTTGCCGTGGTGCCGGAGCGGTTGCAGGAGGTCACGCAACCGCAGGAGGGACAACCCAGCATTGCGGACGCGGTCTCCCTCGCCCGCATCCTGTGCGACCGGACCCGGGGCGGCAAACAACCCGAGGGACTCCCGGCAGACCGCTACCCCGGCACTGTGCGTCTGGGACTGGACCTGGCCGACCCCGGGGCCTGTGCCACCCTGCTGGAACGGTCGCGCTCGGAGTTGCGAGAGCTGCAGCAGGCCCTGGGGTAAGTGCGAGGGCGCGATCAGCGGCTTTCTGAATCGCGACTGACGTCGCTCCCACAGCGGCCCAGCTTAGTGGGGCGACACAGGAGCCGTAGAGCCGTAGGGCGGATCTTCAGATCCGCCGGTCGGGCTACGACTAACCACCGTGGGTTGTATATGCCTGGTAACGGCGGACCTGAAGGTCCGCCCTACGTGTCTGGCTGATATCCCCCGGCAAAGGCGGACCTGAAGGTCCGCCCTACGCGTCGCTTGCGGCCGTTTTGGTTGGGGTGCTCTCTTTCTTGGCGGTGTCCTTCTTGCCGCCCTCGCCGCTGGCGGCCTTGCCTTCGCCGCCGGATTTCTCGGTTTTCTCGCCGCTGCCGGAGCCGTTGGCGCTGCTGCTGTCGCCGATGACGTTACGGCGGTTGCCGTCCTTGAAGTCGGTCTCGTACCAGCCGCCGCCTTTCAGGCGGAAGGCCGCGGCGGAGATTTTGCGGCGCAGCTTCGGTTCGTGGCAGGCCTCGCAGTCGGTCAGCGGATCGTCGCTGAACTTCTGGATGGCTTCCTGTTCGTGCCCACAGTTGTCGCAGAGGTATTCGTAAATCGGCATTTGTTGTTCCTCCCGGAATCGCTGGGGGTTATATAAGGGCTTTGACGGGAGAACGCAATAGGGGGAGGTGCCGGCGCTTCATGTGGCGCATGCCACCTCGTAGGGCGGACGTTCACGTCCGCCGATGGGCTGTGACGAACCTCTGTGGCCGGCATGTCTGTGGACGGCGGACCTGAAGGTCCGCCCTACGGCTGCTGGGAACGGCGGATATGCCTGGGATCGGCGGACGTGAACGTCCGCCCTACGCGGGTTGGTGCGGGATGCGTACAATTGAGCCTCCTGGACCCACCGCCCGGAGCCTGCCATTCCTCTGCTGATCGGCATTATTGCGTTTGTCTTCCTGTTCGCCCTGATCCAGGTGGGGGCGGTGAGTATCGCCTTCGAGAAGCTGGGGCTGACGGCGGGGTCGGGGATGCTGCTGTTGCTGAGCTGCATCGCCGGCAGCCTGATCAACATGCCGCTGTTCCAGATGCAGGCGTCGGCGCCGCAGCAGACCGACCAGCCCCCCTCGCCCATGCCCTGGCTGCGGCGCTTGCAGCCGCCCTTCGAGGGCAAGACGGTGGTGTGCATCAACCTGGGCGGGGCCATCATCCCGGTGGCGTTCAGCGCCTATCTGCTGGCCACCCAGCCGGTGCCGCTGGGTGCGGTGCTGCTGGCCGTTATCGGCCAGAGTGCGGTGTGCTATTTCTTCAGCCGGCCGATTCCGGGCATGGGCATCGGCATGCCCATTCTCATCGCGCCCATCACGGCAGCGGTGCTGGCGGTGATGCTCGGTGGCGAGCAGTCGGCGCCGGTGGCGTACGTCGCCGGAACGCTGGGGGTACTGGTGGGTGCGGACCTCCTGCGCATCAATAACATCCGCGAACTGGGGGTGCCGGTGGCGTCCATCGGTGGTGCCGGAACCTTCGACGGCGTGTTCATCACCGGTATCGTCGCGGTGTTGCTGGCCTGAGACTCCGACACTGACCGCACGATGCGGTAGTGTATGGCCGGTCTTTTCATCACCGACGACAGGGACGACCCCCGCATGACCACTGCGCGCAGCATTCTGATTTCCGGCTGCTCCTCGGGCATCGGCCATGCAACGGCGCTGCACCTGAAGGAGCGGGGCTGGCGCGTGTTTGCCGGCGCGCGGTCCGATCCGGACCTGTACGCACTGCGCGATCGCGGGCTGGAGGCCGTGCACCTGGACATGGACAGCTCCGCGAGCATCAACGCGGCGGTGGAGACCGTACTGGCGAGCACCGGCGGAACCCTCGATGCGCTGTTCAACAATGCCGGGTTCGGCCAGCCGGGGGCGGTGGAGGATCTCACGCGGCACGCCCTGCGCCAGCAGTTCGAGACCAATCTATTCGGCGCCCAGGAGCTGACCAACCTGGTGCTGCCGGCCATGCGCCGCCAGGGGCACGGGCGCATTATCTACAACAGCTCCGTGCTCGGTTTCGCCGCTCTGCCCTATCGCGGCGCCTACGTGGCCTCGAAGTTCGCCATGGAGGGGCTGGTGGATACCCTGCGCATGGAACTGCAGGGGACGGGGATTCACGTCAGCCTGGTGGAGCCCGGCCCCATCGTGAGCCGCTTCCGCGCCAACGCCTTCGCCCGCTACCGCGAGAACATCGATGCCGCCAACAGCGCCCATGCACGCGCCTACACGGCCATGGAGCGGCGCCTGACCGCACCGGACCAGGCCGGCGGCTTCACCCTGCAGGCTTCAGTGGTGGCACGCAAGGTGGAGCGCGCCCTGGAGGCCCGGCGGCCGAAGCCGCGTTACTACGTCACTGTGCCCACCTGGCTGTTCGGCATTCTGCGGCGGTTCCTCTCCTCCCGCGCCATGGACCGGGTGCTGCTGGCGAGCACTGCCGGCGAGCGCCGCGTTCCCGACGATTCGGAGCAGTGATGCAACGCGCAGTCGCCCTGCTTGCCATCGCCCTGCTCTGGCCGGCGACCGGGTCGGCCTACGATCCGGAATGGGGCACGCTGACGCTGGAGTACGAGAATGATCTGTTCGCCGGTGAAGACCGCTACTACACCAGCGGTGTGCGGGCGACCTGGCTCTCGCCGGATGAGCGGATCCCGGGCTGGGTGAGAAGCGGCGCTGATCTCTTCCCCTTCTTCGAGCCCCACGGGCAACTGAAGCTCAGCTATTCCCTGGCGCAGAACATGTACACCCCCGAGGACATCGAGGAGCCCGATCCGCCGCCGGATGACCGCCCCTACGCAGGGTGGCTGTACTTCACGGTGGGTCTTGGCAACGAGACGGCACGCCGGGTGGACCGTCTGCAGCTCAACGTCGGCGTTGTCGGACCGGCCTCGCTGGCGGAGAAGACCCAGGCGGAGATCCACCGCTTTACCGGCTCACCGCAGCCCCAGGCCTGGGACACGCAGTTACGTAACGAGCCCGCGATCATGCTCAGCTACGAGCGCCAGTGGCGCGCCTGGATCGGCACGGGCATGGATGGCTGGGGCATGGATGTCACGCCCCACGTGGGTGGCTCCGTGGGCAACGTGTTCACTCAGTTGAGCACCGGGCTCACCCTGCGCGCCGGGCGCGATCTACCCCTGGACTGGGGACCGCCGCGGATCCAGCCGGCGCTGCCCGGCTCCGGTGTCTTCCGGCCGCGCTCGGACTTCGGCTGGTACCTGTTCGCCGGCGTCGACGGCCGAGCGGTGGCACGGGACATCTTCCTGGACGGCAACACGTTCAAGGACTCCCGCAGCGCCGATAAACGGCCGTTCATCGGCGAGGTCCAGGTGGGCGGGGCAATGAACATCGGCCGGCGCATCCGCATCACCTACACCCACGTCTTCCCCACCCGGGAGTTCCGCGGCCAGGAGGGGACCCAGGACTTCGGCGCCATCGCAGGGTCGATGGTCTTCTAGTGTCCTGTAACCCAAATTCGTTGCATTTTGAGCGCCTGTGCGGCGCCAGGGCAAGGCGCGGCTCGCAGGCAATGTAGGAGTAAGCGGATTGTGCCTATCGACAGCGCACTCGGACTCCCCTATGGTATGAGGAAGTAATACTTCTTACTACGAGGTCAACATGGCGACACCAACCTCCATTAAACTCGATGAGGAACTCAAGGACCGCGTGCAACGCCTGGCCAACTCCCGCGAGCGCTCAGCGCATTGGCTGATGCGCGCGGCCATTGAGGAGTACGTGGACCGAGAGGAAAGGCGGGAGGCATTCAAGCGGGAAGCACTCGAGGCGTGGGAGACCTACCAGGCCACCGGCCTGCATGTGACCTCCGACGAGATGCGGAAGTGGCTGGCCAGTTGGGGGACTGAGGACGAACTGCCGGCGCCGAAGTGTCACGAGTAATATTCACACCGGCGGCGGTCCAGGACCTTGATCGGCTGAAGGGCTTTCTCCAAGCGAAGGGCCCCGCTGCCGCAGAGAAAGCCGCTCAGGCCATTATCCAAGGCATGCAGGCTATTGAGGAGATGCCGCATATCGGCCGTCCTATCGAGGATCTCCCACCGGAGTACCGGGACTGGCTCGTTGACTTCGGCGATAGCGGCTATATCGCACGTTATCGGCTCGATGGGGAGACTGCCGTCGTGCTCGCCATTCGCCACCAGAAAGAAGTCGGCCTGTAGAGGGCCGATCAGACCGGAGATGGCAGTTGAGCGACCTTACCCTCACCGACGACGAACTAGGCCTGTTCACCGACCTCTATGAACTGACCATGCTCCAGGCCTACTGGGCCGAGGGCATGCACGCGGACGGCGTGTTCAGCCTGTTCTTCCGCAAGCCGCCGGCGAACCGCAACATCGTGCTGGCCTGCGGTCAGGAGCATGCCGCCTACATGGCCCGGGAAGTGCGCTTCCCGAAGGCGCAACTGGATCGCCTGGCGGGCATGGGCATGTTCCAGGACGGCTTCCTGCACTGGCTGGAGGATTTCCGCTTCTCCGGGGAGATCCTGGCCATGCCCGAGGGCACGCCGGTGTTCCCCCACGAGCCGCTGCTGGAAGTGCGCGCGCCGGTGGCCGAGGCGCAGTTGCTGGAGACGCTGATCATGAACCTGGTCACCACCGAAACGGTGCTGGCCTCCAAGGCGCTGCGGGTGGCGCTGG
The DNA window shown above is from Aquisalimonas sp. 2447 and carries:
- a CDS encoding SDR family NAD(P)-dependent oxidoreductase; this translates as MAGLFITDDRDDPRMTTARSILISGCSSGIGHATALHLKERGWRVFAGARSDPDLYALRDRGLEAVHLDMDSSASINAAVETVLASTGGTLDALFNNAGFGQPGAVEDLTRHALRQQFETNLFGAQELTNLVLPAMRRQGHGRIIYNSSVLGFAALPYRGAYVASKFAMEGLVDTLRMELQGTGIHVSLVEPGPIVSRFRANAFARYRENIDAANSAHARAYTAMERRLTAPDQAGGFTLQASVVARKVERALEARRPKPRYYVTVPTWLFGILRRFLSSRAMDRVLLASTAGERRVPDDSEQ
- a CDS encoding GGDEF domain-containing protein, which translates into the protein MTETLGPSGDDVRDALAYCPNLPSLSSVAVKVVQLAREPDPDATQLAHTLSQDPALATRVLRTSNSPLYAQRRTAKTLHQAISILGLNTTITVALSFALADSLRTSAQAAYVNDYVWRRSLLGAMACREIGQTIGYRDPESLFLAGLMQDIGILALQTALPERYGKITNDRPTHQTLIEREQQAFGCDHAQAGAWLLAQWHLPDYLVEAVAGSHAPQSAGRGEQRERLSRIVSLASTVAELFLAGDGHVDPGDMAAEADQLLDLDGPELTEALDRISEHIPGTETLFETTIVSATYAAGVVDQAREILTTRQLEMIRQMAAREREASELEESTRQWRETAHRDRLTGLNNRWHLDQRLEGEFALARDNQWPLTVAFIDLDHFKGVNDQHGHLTGDRILAEAAKTLAVRLRDGDCVARYGGEEFIVLLPGTDREHASMVMERLRSALESTRFMSDDGHPVEVTASIGLTVFEPGTREVDGPSTLVREADRALYDAKERGRNRVERFLRDSA
- a CDS encoding type II toxin-antitoxin system RelE/ParE family toxin, which codes for MSRVIFTPAAVQDLDRLKGFLQAKGPAAAEKAAQAIIQGMQAIEEMPHIGRPIEDLPPEYRDWLVDFGDSGYIARYRLDGETAVVLAIRHQKEVGL
- a CDS encoding DUF1614 domain-containing protein; the encoded protein is MSIAFEKLGLTAGSGMLLLLSCIAGSLINMPLFQMQASAPQQTDQPPSPMPWLRRLQPPFEGKTVVCINLGGAIIPVAFSAYLLATQPVPLGAVLLAVIGQSAVCYFFSRPIPGMGIGMPILIAPITAAVLAVMLGGEQSAPVAYVAGTLGVLVGADLLRINNIRELGVPVASIGGAGTFDGVFITGIVAVLLA
- a CDS encoding sensor domain-containing diguanylate cyclase — encoded protein: MPDAQQPLGDAGALRACVQEASTLAATAGAFVAVWEDGNLVHQEHAHLVCISSWTALATCRCILRGSLRRMLVTPAGVVHAQLASPDSGKPTPRAAKGTAQLAFRYIRRPFAAVTFGDAWQRRRGVMLIAYADDAEPTKADLDALARIASHAHLPGSSAGEAASDDEGPDVASADATAAATAGFGEQAKPAAPPDVRQGSFARQLHDTLDNIPDALCLLDQQWRFTFLNQRCERMIGRTRMDLLGQVIWEAFPQLDRSALLAAHEDARLNQVSRTVEVHLAAIGADFEIRIHPGRHGIMLYFQDITERKRKEREVEHLAQHDTLTGLPNRFALEQVLEQQSRQPARWAGFYAVLFIDLDGFKDINDTCGHVEADGVLVEVGRRLQEAVRNQDTVARYGGDEFVVVLCGLSDDAAAATEETERVAHKLLDAVRAPILVGGRTRRIDASIGAAISPIGKGEAQCLLRQADTAMYRAKRSHTGQIGVFDGGRTDSVLAVETRDRSSAGY
- a CDS encoding HDOD domain-containing protein — encoded protein: MNDIPSPDQLGAWKPLDELGGERLERLHAKASAERLKRGVRLEAARETRHLVYLLKGRASVSEPDGEGAFIEAGSATSAHPLFDGLSRRAVARLDSGSVVMRLPRSLFDLLLDEQRQSAYQVQETYVGDSSMRLVQRLLTEIHGNRLELPVMPKIARHLAAMDEDDDLDKLYRILRLEPSLAGRIIQACNSPAYRRPGHTVTLLSDAIALLGFVTVRQLALAMTLSAPFKVKAPEARKLLAPVWRDSVRVSVVAALIARESATSLNSERCLLAGLMHQVGHIPIILYSAEEGGAGSGELQEALDQVGGMIGREVLSFWGFEEAVAVVPERLQEVTQPQEGQPSIADAVSLARILCDRTRGGKQPEGLPADRYPGTVRLGLDLADPGACATLLERSRSELRELQQALG
- a CDS encoding lipid A deacylase LpxR family protein, with the protein product MQRAVALLAIALLWPATGSAYDPEWGTLTLEYENDLFAGEDRYYTSGVRATWLSPDERIPGWVRSGADLFPFFEPHGQLKLSYSLAQNMYTPEDIEEPDPPPDDRPYAGWLYFTVGLGNETARRVDRLQLNVGVVGPASLAEKTQAEIHRFTGSPQPQAWDTQLRNEPAIMLSYERQWRAWIGTGMDGWGMDVTPHVGGSVGNVFTQLSTGLTLRAGRDLPLDWGPPRIQPALPGSGVFRPRSDFGWYLFAGVDGRAVARDIFLDGNTFKDSRSADKRPFIGEVQVGGAMNIGRRIRITYTHVFPTREFRGQEGTQDFGAIAGSMVF
- a CDS encoding FmdB family zinc ribbon protein is translated as MPIYEYLCDNCGHEQEAIQKFSDDPLTDCEACHEPKLRRKISAAAFRLKGGGWYETDFKDGNRRNVIGDSSSANGSGSGEKTEKSGGEGKAASGEGGKKDTAKKESTPTKTAASDA
- a CDS encoding CopG family ribbon-helix-helix protein — protein: MATPTSIKLDEELKDRVQRLANSRERSAHWLMRAAIEEYVDREERREAFKREALEAWETYQATGLHVTSDEMRKWLASWGTEDELPAPKCHE